In the Euphorbia lathyris chromosome 5, ddEupLath1.1, whole genome shotgun sequence genome, one interval contains:
- the LOC136231166 gene encoding uncharacterized protein isoform X1: MVRVKRQNTEVDDAQPNKTQNPELRNLTVVILNDWFNWTPIWMFSQVTHLKLRFFKPSYFSFVRAMAILKAFPILRVFRLIMNCTEDLKEETEGGHDLSYVPKYLEDFSFSYFHCSKLQMQFAKYLLKYASALKKMSILIEPKKSEYYFAKGRYRGMTYWSAANTLQKLDRRNILDVQTSEEITFGSFSL; encoded by the exons ATG GTTAGGGTTAAACGCCAAAATACAGAAGTGGATGATGCTCAACCCAACAAAACTCAG AATCCCGAGTTAAGGAATCTTACGGTTGTCATCTTGAATGATTGG TTCAATTGGACACCGATTTGGATGTTTAGCCAAGTGACACACCTGAAGCTACGATTTTTCAAGCCCTCATATTTCAGCTTTGTTAGGGCTATGGCAATCCTCAAAGCTTTTCCCATTCTTCGTGTTTTCCGATTGATA ATGAATTGTACGGAGGACCTTAAAGAAGAAACGGAAGGAGGGCATGATCTTTCATATGTACCTAAATATCTTGAGGACTTTTCATTTTCTTACTTTCATTGCAGCAAGTTGCAAATGCAGTTTGCCAAGTACTTGCTGAAATATGCAAGTGCTCTTAAGAAGATGTCCATCTTAATCGAACCCAAAAAATCCGAATATTATTTTGCTAAAGGACGATATCGTGGGATGACTTATTGGAGTGCTGCTAATACACTGCAGAAATTGGACAGACGCAATATTCTGGATGTCCAAACGTCTGAAGAAATCACTTTTGGGTCATTTTCTCTTTGA
- the LOC136231166 gene encoding uncharacterized protein isoform X3, producing MVRVKRQNTEVDDAQPNKTQFNWTPIWMFSQVTHLKLRFFKPSYFSFVRAMAILKAFPILRVFRLIMNCTEDLKEETEGGHDLSYVPKYLEDFSFSYFHCSKLQMQFAKYLLKYASALKKMSILIEPKKSEYYFAKGRYRGMTYWSAANTLQKLDRRNILDVQTSEEITFGSFSL from the exons ATG GTTAGGGTTAAACGCCAAAATACAGAAGTGGATGATGCTCAACCCAACAAAACTCAG TTCAATTGGACACCGATTTGGATGTTTAGCCAAGTGACACACCTGAAGCTACGATTTTTCAAGCCCTCATATTTCAGCTTTGTTAGGGCTATGGCAATCCTCAAAGCTTTTCCCATTCTTCGTGTTTTCCGATTGATA ATGAATTGTACGGAGGACCTTAAAGAAGAAACGGAAGGAGGGCATGATCTTTCATATGTACCTAAATATCTTGAGGACTTTTCATTTTCTTACTTTCATTGCAGCAAGTTGCAAATGCAGTTTGCCAAGTACTTGCTGAAATATGCAAGTGCTCTTAAGAAGATGTCCATCTTAATCGAACCCAAAAAATCCGAATATTATTTTGCTAAAGGACGATATCGTGGGATGACTTATTGGAGTGCTGCTAATACACTGCAGAAATTGGACAGACGCAATATTCTGGATGTCCAAACGTCTGAAGAAATCACTTTTGGGTCATTTTCTCTTTGA
- the LOC136231166 gene encoding uncharacterized protein isoform X4, with translation MVRVKRQNTEVDDAQPNKTQNPELRNLTVVILNDWFNWTPIWMFSQVTHLKLRFFKPSYFSFVRAMAILKAFPILRVFRLIMNCTEDLKEETEGGHDLSYKLDRRNILDVQTSEEITFGSFSL, from the exons ATG GTTAGGGTTAAACGCCAAAATACAGAAGTGGATGATGCTCAACCCAACAAAACTCAG AATCCCGAGTTAAGGAATCTTACGGTTGTCATCTTGAATGATTGG TTCAATTGGACACCGATTTGGATGTTTAGCCAAGTGACACACCTGAAGCTACGATTTTTCAAGCCCTCATATTTCAGCTTTGTTAGGGCTATGGCAATCCTCAAAGCTTTTCCCATTCTTCGTGTTTTCCGATTGATA ATGAATTGTACGGAGGACCTTAAAGAAGAAACGGAAGGAGGGCATGATCTTTCATAT AAATTGGACAGACGCAATATTCTGGATGTCCAAACGTCTGAAGAAATCACTTTTGGGTCATTTTCTCTTTGA
- the LOC136231166 gene encoding uncharacterized protein isoform X2, producing MEICFSNPELRNLTVVILNDWFNWTPIWMFSQVTHLKLRFFKPSYFSFVRAMAILKAFPILRVFRLIMNCTEDLKEETEGGHDLSYVPKYLEDFSFSYFHCSKLQMQFAKYLLKYASALKKMSILIEPKKSEYYFAKGRYRGMTYWSAANTLQKLDRRNILDVQTSEEITFGSFSL from the exons ATGGAGATATGTTTCAGC AATCCCGAGTTAAGGAATCTTACGGTTGTCATCTTGAATGATTGG TTCAATTGGACACCGATTTGGATGTTTAGCCAAGTGACACACCTGAAGCTACGATTTTTCAAGCCCTCATATTTCAGCTTTGTTAGGGCTATGGCAATCCTCAAAGCTTTTCCCATTCTTCGTGTTTTCCGATTGATA ATGAATTGTACGGAGGACCTTAAAGAAGAAACGGAAGGAGGGCATGATCTTTCATATGTACCTAAATATCTTGAGGACTTTTCATTTTCTTACTTTCATTGCAGCAAGTTGCAAATGCAGTTTGCCAAGTACTTGCTGAAATATGCAAGTGCTCTTAAGAAGATGTCCATCTTAATCGAACCCAAAAAATCCGAATATTATTTTGCTAAAGGACGATATCGTGGGATGACTTATTGGAGTGCTGCTAATACACTGCAGAAATTGGACAGACGCAATATTCTGGATGTCCAAACGTCTGAAGAAATCACTTTTGGGTCATTTTCTCTTTGA